A region from the Bacillus sp. Marseille-P3661 genome encodes:
- a CDS encoding DUF1540 domain-containing protein — protein sequence MAQDVLCEVNNCTYWASGNKCAADSIYVVSHHGKAASSQEETDCKTFEPAE from the coding sequence ATGGCACAAGATGTTTTATGTGAAGTAAACAATTGTACGTATTGGGCAAGTGGCAACAAATGTGCAGCAGATTCAATTTATGTTGTAAGTCATCATGGGAAAGCGGCTTCTTCCCAAGAGGAAACAGACTGTAAAACATTTGAACCTGCTGAATAA
- a CDS encoding 2Fe-2S iron-sulfur cluster-binding protein produces MLRTKRLTVGSLKKLNAQLINETKKDERSIVKVSETETALRKDEKKICFIHKEQNHCFDLTIINKRLSLLDNALKLGLNIDYKCKQGRCGKCKINISQGLSEVSNPTEAETRKLGHELIQHFRLACQTYPIE; encoded by the coding sequence ATGCTACGAACAAAAAGATTAACTGTTGGCTCATTAAAAAAGTTGAACGCACAACTAATAAATGAAACAAAAAAAGATGAACGTTCTATAGTTAAAGTATCTGAAACAGAAACTGCTTTAAGGAAAGACGAAAAGAAGATTTGTTTCATACATAAGGAACAGAATCATTGTTTCGACTTAACAATTATTAATAAACGACTTTCATTACTTGATAATGCTTTAAAACTTGGCTTGAATATTGATTACAAATGTAAACAAGGAAGATGTGGGAAGTGTAAAATAAATATTAGTCAAGGGCTATCTGAAGTTTCTAATCCTACAGAGGCGGAAACTAGGAAATTAGGACATGAACTAATCCAGCACTTTCGTCTCGCGTGTCAAACGTATCCTATTGAATAG
- a CDS encoding family 1 encapsulin nanocompartment shell protein: MNYVGKYPDSPLSEIEWKQLEEIVISNARRNLIGRRFMDIYGPLGSGIQSIMNDVYEQTALGTINLHGETLEISDPTRRVNLTIPMLYKDFQLFWRDIEHARRLDIPIDFSTAANASSQLALLEDDLIFNGSNQFNIDGLMNVTGRITHIRNDWMKSGHAFQDIVEARNKLLQLGHTGPYALIVSPQLYALLHRVHQGTNVLEIEHVRELVTDGVFQTPVIRGNTGILVETGRQNFDLAIGEDFEIAYMDSEQLNHLFRTYETIVPRIKRPTAICTLEDPNA, encoded by the coding sequence ATGAATTACGTCGGCAAATACCCTGATTCTCCACTTTCAGAAATTGAATGGAAACAGCTAGAAGAGATTGTAATAAGCAATGCCCGTCGAAACTTAATAGGGCGGAGATTTATGGATATATACGGCCCGTTAGGGAGTGGTATCCAATCGATAATGAACGATGTTTATGAACAAACTGCACTAGGTACAATTAATTTACATGGAGAAACACTAGAGATTTCCGATCCTACTCGACGTGTAAATTTAACCATACCAATGCTATACAAAGACTTCCAATTGTTCTGGCGAGACATTGAACATGCTCGGAGACTGGATATTCCTATTGATTTTTCAACGGCCGCAAACGCCTCATCTCAATTGGCTTTATTAGAAGATGACCTCATATTTAATGGATCAAATCAATTTAATATTGATGGCTTGATGAACGTCACAGGAAGAATCACTCACATCCGAAATGATTGGATGAAATCTGGACATGCCTTTCAGGATATTGTAGAAGCTAGAAATAAACTGCTGCAATTAGGACATACAGGACCATATGCATTGATAGTATCTCCTCAGCTATATGCATTATTGCATCGAGTCCACCAAGGTACAAACGTCTTAGAAATTGAGCATGTCAGAGAACTTGTTACAGATGGTGTTTTTCAAACTCCAGTGATTAGAGGAAACACCGGTATCCTAGTTGAAACAGGCAGGCAAAATTTCGATTTAGCTATTGGAGAGGATTTTGAAATAGCTTATATGGATTCTGAACAATTAAATCATTTATTCCGGACTTATGAAACAATTGTTCCAAGAATAAAAAGGCCAACTGCCATATGTACATTAGAAGACCCTAATGCATAA
- a CDS encoding IMEF encapsulin system ferritin-like cargo protein, whose product MTGNIMSELEALFSRTETAVINFMEILKPKIEVAHDEYEKLHWHHIYEEEEQRLDRLKDLIPRVNFYVNNSDGQTTNNLEFIHLLQDISLEKFGLHNFEEHIDLALFKSDSQEQEDLLRSMRQLTEQDYEKIKELLTALNEQYNGAASRAGSIPIDEKEHAENSVKLDKFVSRETNSVEYIKSVTETTKRLTVGSLKQT is encoded by the coding sequence ATGACAGGGAACATAATGTCTGAACTTGAGGCTTTATTTTCACGGACTGAGACTGCTGTTATTAATTTCATGGAAATATTAAAACCAAAAATCGAAGTTGCTCATGACGAATATGAGAAATTACATTGGCATCATATTTACGAAGAAGAAGAACAAAGATTAGATCGGCTAAAAGATCTTATACCACGAGTAAACTTTTATGTAAATAATAGTGACGGACAAACAACAAATAATCTTGAGTTCATACATTTATTACAAGATATTAGTCTTGAAAAGTTTGGCTTACATAACTTTGAAGAACATATCGATCTAGCATTGTTTAAGTCTGATAGTCAAGAACAAGAAGATCTATTAAGATCTATGCGACAACTAACTGAACAAGATTATGAAAAAATTAAAGAACTGCTAACTGCTTTGAATGAACAATACAACGGTGCTGCAAGTCGAGCTGGCTCGATTCCGATTGATGAAAAAGAACATGCTGAAAATAGTGTGAAATTAGATAAATTTGTTTCAAGAGAAACAAACTCAGTGGAGTATATCAAGTCTGTCACTGAGACTACAAAACGATTAACAGTGGGCAGTTTAAAACAAACTTGA
- a CDS encoding DUF2325 domain-containing protein, with protein MANLMIVGADHLGNITEKLREHGVKNVFHVDGRKVNMVKRDIPVDIDVVFVMTDYINHNLAKMIKQKAKNQEVPTYYVKRSWCSIFQAIQKCDILKNAI; from the coding sequence ATGGCTAACTTAATGATTGTCGGTGCAGATCACTTAGGAAACATTACGGAAAAATTAAGAGAACATGGTGTGAAAAATGTTTTTCATGTTGATGGAAGGAAAGTTAATATGGTAAAACGCGATATTCCGGTAGATATTGATGTTGTGTTTGTAATGACTGATTATATAAATCATAATCTTGCAAAGATGATTAAACAAAAAGCAAAAAATCAAGAAGTGCCTACATACTATGTTAAAAGATCTTGGTGCTCTATCTTTCAAGCAATACAAAAGTGTGACATCCTTAAAAATGCAATATAA
- a CDS encoding metal ABC transporter solute-binding protein, Zn/Mn family — MKTKYYLSILVLLAVYFMSGCSNDQAVPEDENLTTENQQSTGTLNIYTTIYPIEDFTKKIGGNHVTVTGIIPPGVDTHTFEPSTKTMIEIAEADAFIFNNKEMETYAGTISETLKNENVKIVEAALEVEEETHTETEEISENNTHNNEVHNHEDTGKEDTHDHNHGDLDPHIWIDPILSIQVAENIKQALIQLKPESKEDFEKNFENLKKQLTDLDQEFLQMVEKKTDPKIIVSHAAYGYWQKRYGIKQIAVTGLSPSNEPSQKQLEEIINIAKNNNIKYVIFEQNITPKISKIVQNELNAEALNLHNLEVLTEDDYKNGEDYFSIMRKNIQTLDIAMN; from the coding sequence ATGAAAACTAAATATTACTTATCTATACTCGTATTGTTAGCAGTATATTTCATGTCGGGGTGTAGTAATGATCAAGCAGTACCCGAAGATGAAAACTTAACAACAGAAAATCAGCAATCAACGGGCACATTAAATATATATACAACCATCTATCCAATCGAAGACTTTACCAAGAAAATTGGTGGCAATCATGTTACGGTTACAGGTATCATTCCACCAGGTGTAGATACGCACACATTTGAACCTTCTACCAAAACAATGATTGAAATTGCCGAAGCAGATGCATTTATTTTTAACAATAAGGAAATGGAAACATATGCTGGAACCATTTCAGAAACACTTAAAAATGAAAATGTTAAAATTGTAGAAGCCGCTTTAGAAGTGGAAGAAGAAACACATACAGAAACTGAGGAAATAAGTGAAAACAACACACATAATAACGAGGTTCATAATCATGAGGATACGGGTAAGGAAGACACCCACGATCATAACCATGGTGACCTTGATCCACATATATGGATTGATCCGATTTTATCCATACAAGTTGCTGAAAACATTAAACAAGCTTTGATTCAATTAAAACCAGAATCTAAAGAAGACTTTGAAAAAAATTTCGAAAACTTAAAAAAGCAATTAACAGATTTGGATCAGGAATTTTTACAAATGGTTGAAAAGAAAACAGATCCTAAAATAATAGTTTCTCATGCTGCTTACGGATATTGGCAAAAGCGCTACGGTATCAAACAAATAGCAGTCACCGGATTATCCCCTTCTAATGAGCCTTCTCAGAAACAATTAGAAGAGATTATTAATATAGCAAAAAATAATAACATAAAGTATGTTATTTTCGAACAAAACATAACGCCTAAAATATCAAAAATTGTTCAAAATGAACTCAACGCAGAGGCTTTAAATCTACACAATCTTGAAGTATTAACTGAAGACGATTATAAAAATGGTGAAGACTATTTTAGTATTATGCGAAAGAATATACAAACCCTTGACATTGCTATGAATTAA
- the sigK gene encoding RNA polymerase sporulation sigma factor SigK — MSTIIAAMSYILKELFFLVSYVKNNAFPQPLSEKDEKKYLLLMEQGDENARNRLIEHNLRLVAHIVKKFENTGEDSEDLISIGTIGLIKAIESYSYGKGTKLATYAARCIENEILMHLRALKKTKKDVSLHDPIGQDKEGNEISLIDILKSENDDVVDTIQLSMELEKIKEYVHILDGREKEVIVGRFGLDMQEEKTQREIAKELGISRSYVSRIEKRALMKLFHEFYRNERKKRG; from the coding sequence GTGTCAACGATTATTGCAGCTATGAGTTATATATTGAAAGAATTATTTTTCTTAGTTTCCTATGTTAAAAATAATGCATTTCCACAGCCCTTATCTGAAAAGGACGAAAAAAAATACTTACTTCTCATGGAACAAGGTGATGAGAATGCTCGAAATCGTCTTATAGAACATAACCTCCGTTTAGTTGCGCATATCGTTAAAAAATTTGAAAATACAGGTGAGGATTCTGAAGATTTAATTTCAATCGGTACTATTGGACTCATCAAAGCCATTGAAAGCTATTCTTATGGAAAAGGTACAAAATTAGCTACTTATGCAGCCAGATGTATAGAAAACGAAATCCTCATGCATCTTAGAGCTCTTAAAAAAACTAAAAAAGATGTTTCATTACATGACCCAATCGGTCAGGATAAGGAAGGTAATGAAATTTCGCTTATAGATATTTTGAAGTCAGAAAATGATGATGTTGTTGATACTATTCAATTGAGTATGGAATTAGAAAAAATTAAAGAGTATGTTCACATTCTAGATGGTAGGGAAAAAGAAGTAATTGTTGGACGTTTTGGCTTAGATATGCAAGAAGAAAAAACGCAGCGTGAGATTGCGAAAGAATTAGGTATTTCAAGAAGTTACGTTTCACGGATTGAAAAAAGAGCACTGATGAAATTGTTCCACGAGTTTTATCGGAACGAACGAAAAAAAAGAGGATAA